TCAAAAGCATAATACTATACCTCTCCGTTTTGCAGATGCAGATGAGTTGACACTTGAAGCAGAAGCAGCTATAGAAGCTTTATTGCGGCGACTACCAAGTTTAGAGAATACTATTGAAGAAGCCGCCTACCAATTTTATACTGAACTTTCAGAGTATCGTCTCAAGCACAATTATCAGGTAGATATGCCTTTCGCGTCTGATAATAAGGCTTTATTACCCTTCTATCATCTTCTGAAAATTTTCTTGCCAGATGAAATAGAGGAAGGGCGATTCGGCCTTGCATTTTCTTGTGATTGGGAAGAGGAACACGGATTCGGGCTGCAATTTCGTGATTGGCAAATAGTTGAAGTTGGTGGATACGCTCAGGCATTTGAATTTGACTAGCGCAGCTTATTTCTCCATACCTACATCAAACAATACCAACCTTGAGCACCAACTCCAAACATATCGTTCTCCTCGGCGGCGGGGCCCGTGAACACGCCATGGCGTGGAAGCTGACCCTCGACGGTGCTACCGTGCACGTGCTGCCCGGTAACGGCGGCATCCCGAATAGCCTCCCCGAAATTAGCCCCCTAGACTTCCCGGCGGTAGAAAATTTCTGCCGAGAACACGACATCAAGCTTATCGTAGTAGGTCCTGAAGCTCCGCTGGCCGCTGGCGTTACAGACTACTTTGCCAAGACGGATATTCGGGTGTTTGGGCCAACGCGGCAGGGAGCATTGTTGGAAAGCTCCAAGGTGTGGAGCAAGAAATTCATGCGCCGCCACGGCGTAGCAACGGGCATGTCCTGGACCTTTCGTAGCGACGAAATGCAAGCTGCCCGCGCCAAAGCGGCTGAGCTGGGGGGCAATTTGGTGATCAAATACGACGGCCTAGCCGCTGGCAAAGGGGTGTACGTGTGCAGCTCCGTGGACGAGGCCAATGAGGCCCTGACCGAGCTACAAGACCAGCACCCCGAGTGGTTTTCGTTTCTGTTGGAAGAAAAGCTGAGCGGCCCCGAAATCAGTATCATCGGCATCACCGATGGCAACCGCATTCGGCTGCTGTCACCCTCCCAGGATCATAAGCAGCTGCTGGCCGGCGACAAAGGCCCGAACACCGGCGGCATGGGTGCTTATTGCCCCGTACCCTTCGCCGATGACAACGTGCTGGCCGCCATCCGCCGCGACATCGTGGACCCCACCATGCGCGGCCTGCAAGCCGAACCATTTGACTTCAAAGGCTTTATCTACTTCGGCATCATGCTCACTCCGCAAGGTCCGAAGCTGCTGGAATACAATGCCCGCCTCGGCGACCCCGAAGCGCAGGTATTGTTGCCGGCGCTGAGAAGCAGCTTGCTAGAACTGATAGAAGCCACGCTCAACGGCAACTTGGCTCAAACGACGGTATGGCAGCGCAACGGCACTTTTATCGGTGTGGTGTTAGCCTCTGGCGGTTATCCAGCCGTAAGTTTCCCAACCGGCTTTCTTATCAGCGGCCTAGAAAACGAAGCCAATTTTGCCCCCCAGACCTTGGTTTTCCACGGCGCGACTCGCCGTCAAGCTGATGGGCAGCTCACCACAAGCGGCGGCCGGGTTCTGACGGTGGTTTCGCGGGGTAATGACCTGGAAGATGCTGTGCAGCAAGTGTATGCCGAGTGCAAAAAGGTTACCTTTGAGGGTGTTTACTACCGCTCCGATATCGGCCAACGCCCCATGCCGGAACTGACGGCTGCTAAGTTTTAGTCCTATCTAAGATGAGCCAGACTCCTTCTCCCAGCGAAAATCGGCCTACGCCCTTCCTTCCCGAAGGAACGCGCTCTGAGCAGACGCGAGGACTAGAGAGGGAAGGGGAGCAGCCCAGCGCTCCGCGCAAGCAGCGCTTGGCCATTTTGCTGTCCGGTCGAGGTTCCAATATGGTGGCGCTGGTCGATTCTGTACAAATGGGCGCCCTGCGCGAACTTGCAGAGGTGGCCGTGGTGTTCAGCAACAATCCTGACGCGCCGGGCTTAGCTACGGCCGCTGCCCTGGGCTGTCAAACGGCTAGCTTGGCCCCCGCCGGCCGCAAACGAGCCGATTATGATGCGGCGGTGGTGCAAATACTGCGAGAGTATGAGCTTGATTATCTGGTATTAGCCGGCTATATGCGCATTCTCTCCCCGGTGCTAGTGCGAGCTTACGCCGGGCGCATTCTGAATATTCACCCCGCTGATACGCATCAGCACCAAGGCCTGCACGCCTACGAGTGGGCCTTTGAAAACAAGCTTCCCGAAACAAAAATCACCGTCCACCTCGTGGATGAAGGCCTCGACACCGGCCCCGTGTTAGCCCAGCGCCCCGTTGATCTGCGGGGGGCAAATACGCTGTCTGAAGTCGAGCGTCGCGGCCTGCTCGTAGAGCACGAGCTGTACGCTGATACGCTGGTGCGCTTGTTCCGAGGCCAGATTTCCCCTTCCACCCCCGCCAGCTGCCCGGCCGCCCCGCCTGACAACCGGCAACTGACAACAGAGAATTGATATGTGCGGAATAGTTGGTTTTTACGGTCCTGAGCCAGTAGCCGCGGACATTGTAGTTGGCTTAACGGCCCTGCAACACCGCGGCCAGGATGCGGCCGGTATTGTCACCTTCGACGATAATTTCCACCTCTGCAAAGGCAACGGGCTCGTCAATGACGTGTTCAAGCCCAAGCATATAAAGAAGCTCAAAGGCAACATTGGCATCGGCCATGTGCGCTACACTACCCAAGGCTCCAATGATTCGGAGCTGGCCCAGCCTTTTACCACCAGCTACCCCTTCGGCCTGGGCATGGTACACAACGGCAACGTGATCAACTTCCGCGAAGTAGCTCAGCGCCTGCATGATAAGTACCACGTGCTGCCCAAAACCAGCAACGACCTGGAGCTCATCATGTATACCTTCGCCTCGGAGCTGCGCATCAAAGACCTCGACCACCTCTCGGTAATCGACATCTTCGATGCCGTTGAGACCACGCAGGAACTGGTAAAAGGGGCTTACGCGACCATCACCGTTATTGCCGGCCACGGCCTACTGGCCTTCAACGACCCGCTGGGAATCCGTCCGCTGGTGCTCGGCTGCCGCCAAACGCCCGACGGGCCAGTATACGCCTTCGCCTCGGAGAGCACCTGCTTTGATTACCTGGGCTTTGACTTCGTGAAAAACGTAGGACCTGGTCAGGCCATCTTCATTGATAAAGACCTCAAAGTCCACTACAAGAACCCCTACAATGTGCCCAAAGCGTTCTGCGTATTTGAGCACATTTACTTTGCCCGCGAAGACTCCGTTATTCATGGCCGCCTAGTAGCGCGTGAGCGTGTTCGGTTGGGTAAAATACTGGCCCGCAAGGTGAAAGCTGCCGGAATTGAACCTGATATGGTAATTGACGTGCCATCGTCGGGCTACTTCGCGGCTTCTGGTTTGGCCGAAGCCATCGGCGTGCCCTACCGGCGCGGACTGGTGAAAAACAACCACATGGGTCGCAGCTTCATTGTCAGCAGTCAGGCCGGCCGTGAGGATGTGGTCAAGAAAAAGCTCAACCCTATTCGCGAGTTTGTGGAGGGCAAAAAAGTAGCTGTGGTCGACGACAGTATCGTGCGCGGCACTACCTCGCGGCGCATCGTGCGCATCCTGCGCGATGCCGGTGCGTTGGAAGTATACTTCATCTCTTCCGCGCCGCCCATCGTGAGCCCCTGCATCTACGGCATCGATATGGCCATGAGCACCGAGCTGATTGCCGCCAACTACACGGAGGAAGAAATCTGCCGCTACATCGAGGCTGATAAGGTTATCTATCAGGACTTGAGTGACTTACAAGATTTATTTGCCGAAGAGCGCGGCCACGGCGGTTGCTTCGCCTGCTTCTCCGGCCGCTACCCCACCGGCGACGTCACCAAGTACCTGCGCCACATCCAAGAGGAGCGCGAAAGCCACCGCGACAAAAAAGACCGTCACCAAGTAGTGTCATCAGTAAGTGCCAAGGCTCCCGAGCCAACGGAACACTAGAACGTCAAACTCCCCTCCTCAGATGAGGAGGGGAGTTTGCTTACAACTCCAACGATTACCTCACGCTTCATGTCCACTGCTTCCTCCAAACCTGCCGGCTACGACATCGACCTCGGCAACGCCTGCTCCCGCAACGCCTATGCCTGGGCTAAGAAAACCTTCCCCAACCGCGCCGGCCAGCCCGGCGAGCCGGCGCAGGATCTGGACGGTGGCTTTTCCAACGAAATTTGCTTTGGGCAGGAGCGCCTGGGCATCAGCTCCGACGGTATCGGTACCAAAATAGAAGTGGCCGAGCGGGTGGGGCGGTTTGATACCTTGGGCTACGACCTGATTGCCATGGTGGCCGACGACCTGATTGCCGGCGGCTTCGTGCCCAGCAATCTGTCGAACATCATCGACGTGAATACCCTGGATTACGACGTAATCGACGAGCTGATGCGGGGCTTGCACGATGCGGCCAACTTCAGCCGCATTGCCGTGACGGGGGGCGAAATTGCCGAGCTGGGCAACCGGATTGGCGGCTGGCCCGGCGCCCGCATGAACTTCAATTGGTGCTCTACGGCCGTAGGCGCCTTGCATCCGTCGCTAAAAAGCCCCCTAAGCGGCGCCACCGCCCAGGCTGGCCACGCAGTAGTATCACTTCGCTCCCCCAGCTTCCGCTCCAACGGCTTTTCCCTGGCGCGTCGTACGTTGCAAGGTCTCTACGGCGACAACTGGCACACGGCGCCTTACACGGGCTCTGACGCTGCAGAGCTAGGCAACACGTGGGGGAAGTACTACTGGCTCCGTCCCTGATCTACGCGCCCGCCGTAGCCCGCCTCCTCGACGCTGGCCTAGTTCTGCACGGCATTGCCCACATCACCGGCGGCGGCATTGCCGATAACTTCCAGCGCGTACTCAAAAACAACGGTGTCGGTGCCGAACTGGATAACCTGTTCGAACCCCTGCCCGCCATGCAGAATCTCACCAAACTAGCCGGCATCTCGCCCGCCGACGCTTACCTCTACTGGAACATGGGCAACGGTATGCTACTCGTCACCGAAGAAGCTCAAGCCGCCGCCGTTGTAAGCCAGCTGCAAGCCGATGGCTACCAGGCCCAAGTGGCAGGCCGCATCACTGCCGAGCCGGGTATCAAGCTGAAAGTGGAGGCTGGTGAACTGACGTATTAGGTAGCGTCCTTGCTTAATTATTCACCAAAAAGCCCCCGACGAGAGTTGGGGGGCTTTTTCATATAACGACAATCAAACATTGTTTAAGCCGTACGTCATGCAGAGCGGAGCGAAGCATCTCGCTCGCTTCGTTGCAATACTAATCCGACGTCAGTCCGCGAGATGCTTCACTTCGCTCGGCATGACCGCCTATCATATTTATATGAATCTGATTTATATTAATCTGAAAAGCTCAAGCTACAAAAAAGCTCCCCAGAACCATCCTGGGGGCTTTTTCAGTGCTGATAACGGCTGCTACAGCTTATAAAGCAATTTTACTCCTTCCTTAAGGGAAGTGGGTTTTCGACCAAGTGCCATTTCCAAATCGGAGCTTACTTCGGCTTCTTGCCCGTGCTTGATGTCGGCCATAAAGCCGGCGGTTCGTTGGATGGCAAGCTCCGGCACCCCGCGCTCCTGCATGCTGGTGGCAAAGGCGCCTTGCTCGATGGGCGTGTAGGTTACTGGCTTCCCGGCGGCGGCGGCCAGGGCGGCGGCTACGTCGGCGAAGGAGTACGCCTCGCTGCCAGTGAAGTGGTAGGTACGGTTGTCGCAAGTGCTTCCGAGCAATACGTTGGCAATGGCCTCGCCCATTTCGCTGCGCAAGGCGTAGGCTACCCGGCCCTGGCCCGCGGGCAGGCGAATGCCGGTTTCGAACACGCGCGGCCCGGTGAACAGCGGCAAAGTATCCATATACAGGATATTGCGGAAGAAAATATAGTTCAAGCCGCTCGCCTGGATGTAGTCTTCCGTCTGGAAGTGCCGTACCATCAGCTGGTTGGCCAAGGTGCTGGGATTTTTCAGCGCGCGACTCGTGTAGGCCAAGCAGCGCACGCTGGCCCGCTTGGCGGCATCTACCACGTTGTAGTGCTGCTGGAGCGCATCGTCTTCGCCGCCACCGGAGATAAGCAGCACTTTTTCAACGCCTTGCATGGCTTTGTCCAGCGAGGCTACATCCGTGTAATTGCCTACACGGATACTTACGCCCTGCGCTTGCAGGTCGGTGGCTTTTTGCTCGTTGCGCACCAGGGCGGCCAACTGAGTGGCGGCGGTTTTATGCAGGAGAGTGTGCAGTACAGCCGTGCCGAGCTGCCCGGTAGCGCCAGTTATCAGGATCATATAAAGTTGTTGTAGTTGACGAATAGGTTCGGGCACCCGCCACTTGGTCAAACAGATGGCAAGCGGCTGGGGTCCGAAATTCATCCTACAAAACTCGGCGCTACCGCCAGCAGAAGAAATGGCCAGATGGCGGTAAGGTGTAGCCAAAAGGCGGCAAACGGGGTCAGCCTGCCTGCCGGTATGCCGTGGGGGAAAGCCCAGTGCTTTTTTTGAAAAATCGGCTGAAGGCAAACTGGTCGGTGAAGTGCAGGCTGGCCGCGACCTGCTGAATACTCAGCGCCGGGTTTTGCAGCAAGGTCTTGGCTTCCAGCACCGCGGCGGCGGTTATCCAGTCGCCCGCGGTGCGGCCGGTTGCGTCTTTGACCAGCTCCGTGAGGTGCTTGGGTGTGATACACAGCTGGCTGGCGTAAAAGGCGACGCCCCGCGCCGTGGCGCTATGCGTCTGCACGAGCTGCTTGAAGGCCGTTGCCAGCAATTGGCTGCGAGGTTTGCCCGTCGGGAGGGGCGCGGGCTGCTGCTCGTAGAGGGCGCCAATCTCAAAGAGCAGGCTGTTGATGATGTTCTTCAGGATGTTATCTCGCTCAGCAGTAGAGGAATAATACTTCTGTTGCAAAAAGCGCAGGGAAACCGCTAAGCTAGCCGCCTCCGCCGCCGACAACGAAAGCACGTAGGTTGTGGGCGCCACCAAAAAGCGGAGCTTCCCCGTCGCCGCATTGTTGGCCGTGATAAACTCTTTAGTGAAAAAGACGGACAGCGTTTCGTAATCAGCGGGGATGTGCAGCCACTGCTTAATCACATCCGGCGTAGCCAGCACCAAGCAGTTGGGGGTTACAGTGTACGTTTCTAAGTTCGCTTTTAGCTCAGCCGTTCCCCGTAAGCACAGGCTGATTTTGTAATAGTCGCCGCGGTAGGGGCGGTCCAGGGGAATCTGGGGCTTAACGGATGCATAATCCGGGAAATACACCTCCGTAGGCGCGTCGTTATAGCTGGCAA
The window above is part of the Hymenobacter radiodurans genome. Proteins encoded here:
- a CDS encoding DUF6985 domain-containing protein; amino-acid sequence: MNNWKNTLRIEDGELMADIEISLLQKHNTIPLRFADADELTLEAEAAIEALLRRLPSLENTIEEAAYQFYTELSEYRLKHNYQVDMPFASDNKALLPFYHLLKIFLPDEIEEGRFGLAFSCDWEEEHGFGLQFRDWQIVEVGGYAQAFEFD
- the purD gene encoding phosphoribosylamine--glycine ligase, which produces MSTNSKHIVLLGGGAREHAMAWKLTLDGATVHVLPGNGGIPNSLPEISPLDFPAVENFCREHDIKLIVVGPEAPLAAGVTDYFAKTDIRVFGPTRQGALLESSKVWSKKFMRRHGVATGMSWTFRSDEMQAARAKAAELGGNLVIKYDGLAAGKGVYVCSSVDEANEALTELQDQHPEWFSFLLEEKLSGPEISIIGITDGNRIRLLSPSQDHKQLLAGDKGPNTGGMGAYCPVPFADDNVLAAIRRDIVDPTMRGLQAEPFDFKGFIYFGIMLTPQGPKLLEYNARLGDPEAQVLLPALRSSLLELIEATLNGNLAQTTVWQRNGTFIGVVLASGGYPAVSFPTGFLISGLENEANFAPQTLVFHGATRRQADGQLTTSGGRVLTVVSRGNDLEDAVQQVYAECKKVTFEGVYYRSDIGQRPMPELTAAKF
- the purN gene encoding phosphoribosylglycinamide formyltransferase; this translates as MSQTPSPSENRPTPFLPEGTRSEQTRGLEREGEQPSAPRKQRLAILLSGRGSNMVALVDSVQMGALRELAEVAVVFSNNPDAPGLATAAALGCQTASLAPAGRKRADYDAAVVQILREYELDYLVLAGYMRILSPVLVRAYAGRILNIHPADTHQHQGLHAYEWAFENKLPETKITVHLVDEGLDTGPVLAQRPVDLRGANTLSEVERRGLLVEHELYADTLVRLFRGQISPSTPASCPAAPPDNRQLTTEN
- the purF gene encoding amidophosphoribosyltransferase codes for the protein MCGIVGFYGPEPVAADIVVGLTALQHRGQDAAGIVTFDDNFHLCKGNGLVNDVFKPKHIKKLKGNIGIGHVRYTTQGSNDSELAQPFTTSYPFGLGMVHNGNVINFREVAQRLHDKYHVLPKTSNDLELIMYTFASELRIKDLDHLSVIDIFDAVETTQELVKGAYATITVIAGHGLLAFNDPLGIRPLVLGCRQTPDGPVYAFASESTCFDYLGFDFVKNVGPGQAIFIDKDLKVHYKNPYNVPKAFCVFEHIYFAREDSVIHGRLVARERVRLGKILARKVKAAGIEPDMVIDVPSSGYFAASGLAEAIGVPYRRGLVKNNHMGRSFIVSSQAGREDVVKKKLNPIREFVEGKKVAVVDDSIVRGTTSRRIVRILRDAGALEVYFISSAPPIVSPCIYGIDMAMSTELIAANYTEEEICRYIEADKVIYQDLSDLQDLFAEERGHGGCFACFSGRYPTGDVTKYLRHIQEERESHRDKKDRHQVVSSVSAKAPEPTEH
- a CDS encoding AIR synthase related protein — encoded protein: MSTASSKPAGYDIDLGNACSRNAYAWAKKTFPNRAGQPGEPAQDLDGGFSNEICFGQERLGISSDGIGTKIEVAERVGRFDTLGYDLIAMVADDLIAGGFVPSNLSNIIDVNTLDYDVIDELMRGLHDAANFSRIAVTGGEIAELGNRIGGWPGARMNFNWCSTAVGALHPSLKSPLSGATAQAGHAVVSLRSPSFRSNGFSLARRTLQGLYGDNWHTAPYTGSDAAELGNTWGKYYWLRP
- a CDS encoding AIR synthase-related protein, giving the protein MGEVLLAPSLIYAPAVARLLDAGLVLHGIAHITGGGIADNFQRVLKNNGVGAELDNLFEPLPAMQNLTKLAGISPADAYLYWNMGNGMLLVTEEAQAAAVVSQLQADGYQAQVAGRITAEPGIKLKVEAGELTY
- a CDS encoding SDR family oxidoreductase, producing MILITGATGQLGTAVLHTLLHKTAATQLAALVRNEQKATDLQAQGVSIRVGNYTDVASLDKAMQGVEKVLLISGGGEDDALQQHYNVVDAAKRASVRCLAYTSRALKNPSTLANQLMVRHFQTEDYIQASGLNYIFFRNILYMDTLPLFTGPRVFETGIRLPAGQGRVAYALRSEMGEAIANVLLGSTCDNRTYHFTGSEAYSFADVAAALAAAAGKPVTYTPIEQGAFATSMQERGVPELAIQRTAGFMADIKHGQEAEVSSDLEMALGRKPTSLKEGVKLLYKL
- a CDS encoding AraC family transcriptional regulator, producing MSERIPTYQLQAFASYNDAPTEVYFPDYASVKPQIPLDRPYRGDYYKISLCLRGTAELKANLETYTVTPNCLVLATPDVIKQWLHIPADYETLSVFFTKEFITANNAATGKLRFLVAPTTYVLSLSAAEAASLAVSLRFLQQKYYSSTAERDNILKNIINSLLFEIGALYEQQPAPLPTGKPRSQLLATAFKQLVQTHSATARGVAFYASQLCITPKHLTELVKDATGRTAGDWITAAAVLEAKTLLQNPALSIQQVAASLHFTDQFAFSRFFKKSTGLSPTAYRQAG